From a region of the bacterium genome:
- a CDS encoding ABC transporter ATP-binding protein: MSAPTERGLAIGIDAIEKAFGPKPILRGVSCEFPAGQTSVVIGPSGCGKSTLLRMLIGLVTPDAGAIYCNGEDLTRLDARGWSRFRHGVGMVFQSAALFDSMTVAENVGFSLREHTPMTDEEIRQVADAKLAVVGLAGTGDAYPSELSGGMQKRVAIARAIARDPQLILYDEPTTGLDPITSTVIEDLIVRISRETQATSIVVTHQLSTIFRTADRITMFHQGKVVGSGTPDEMRETTDPTIASFLSGDPTGTPDERRHP; this comes from the coding sequence ATGAGCGCCCCGACGGAGCGCGGCCTGGCCATCGGGATCGACGCCATCGAGAAGGCCTTCGGCCCCAAGCCCATCCTGCGGGGGGTCTCCTGCGAGTTCCCGGCGGGACAGACCTCGGTCGTGATCGGGCCGTCCGGCTGCGGCAAGAGCACCCTCTTGCGGATGCTCATCGGCCTGGTGACGCCGGACGCGGGGGCCATCTACTGCAACGGCGAGGACCTGACCCGGCTGGATGCGCGCGGCTGGAGCCGCTTTCGGCACGGGGTCGGGATGGTGTTCCAGTCCGCGGCCCTCTTCGACAGCATGACGGTCGCCGAGAACGTGGGCTTCTCGCTGCGCGAGCACACGCCCATGACCGACGAGGAGATCCGCCAAGTGGCGGACGCCAAGCTCGCGGTGGTGGGTCTGGCCGGCACCGGCGACGCCTACCCCTCCGAGCTCTCGGGCGGCATGCAGAAGCGGGTCGCCATCGCCCGGGCGATCGCCCGCGACCCTCAGCTCATCCTGTACGACGAGCCGACCACCGGCCTCGACCCCATCACCTCGACGGTCATCGAGGACCTGATCGTCCGCATCTCCCGCGAGACCCAGGCCACCTCGATCGTCGTCACCCACCAGCTCTCGACCATCTTCCGGACCGCCGACCGCATCACCATGTTCCATCAAGGGAAGGTGGTGGGCAGCGGCACCCCCGACGAGATGCGCGAGACCACCGACCCCACCATCGCGTCGTTCCTGAGCGGGGACCCCACGGGCACCCCCGACGAGAGGAGGCATCCTTGA
- a CDS encoding ABC transporter permease, with amino-acid sequence MRVASALERIGTRTIASLEGLGRFVILAGRVLRLIATGAVHGRNTFQQMAFIGVESLPIALITALSIGMVFTLQISNEFIRFGATSVIGGVSTIALTRELIPTLTGVVIAGRVGAAIAAELGSMKVTEQIDALTALATDPLYYLAVPRVIACAVMLPLLALLGDAVAIVGGYAVAVAVKGVTPQLFINSLQDLVVPADILRGLVKAGFFGMVVGLIGCHQGLSTTAGARGVGKATTDSVVLSLITIFISNYFLSALLFPGAGK; translated from the coding sequence ATGCGGGTCGCAAGCGCCCTGGAACGCATCGGAACACGCACCATCGCTTCGCTTGAAGGCCTGGGCCGCTTCGTGATCCTGGCGGGCCGCGTGCTGCGCCTCATCGCCACGGGCGCCGTCCACGGGCGCAACACCTTCCAGCAGATGGCCTTCATCGGGGTCGAGAGCCTGCCCATCGCCCTGATCACCGCCCTGTCGATCGGGATGGTCTTCACCCTCCAGATCTCCAACGAGTTCATTCGCTTCGGCGCCACCTCGGTCATCGGTGGGGTCTCGACGATCGCCCTGACGCGCGAGTTGATCCCCACCCTCACGGGGGTCGTCATCGCCGGGCGGGTGGGGGCGGCGATCGCCGCCGAGCTGGGTTCCATGAAGGTCACCGAGCAGATCGACGCGCTGACAGCACTCGCCACCGACCCGCTCTACTACCTGGCGGTGCCCCGTGTGATCGCCTGCGCCGTCATGCTGCCGCTCCTCGCTCTGCTGGGCGACGCGGTGGCCATCGTCGGCGGCTACGCGGTGGCGGTGGCCGTCAAGGGCGTCACCCCGCAGCTCTTCATCAACAGCCTGCAGGACCTGGTGGTCCCCGCCGACATCCTGCGCGGGCTCGTGAAGGCGGGCTTCTTCGGGATGGTGGTGGGGCTCATCGGCTGCCACCAGGGCCTCTCGACCACCGCGGGCGCGCGCGGCGTGGGCAAGGCGACCACCGACTCGGTGGTGCTCTCGCTCATCACCATCTTCATTTCGAACTACTTCCTCTCGGCGCTGCTTTTCCCGGGCGCCGGCAAGTAA
- a CDS encoding MCE family protein: MKLTAPAKVGALTVLSLAILVVGLSWLTQTSFRPQGYHLKVVFNDVDGLLPGANVLLMGVKVGRVAAVNPEERLVVVDAEISDRKTRIFEGSRFKILSKGIIGEKTLEIFPPEELTSETLAHDATVYGTNPARLDVAIEQANKALRSLRDLAEAPETRMALKDGIAQFQQTMTGLNALIKHTDEVAVDARRFVGTADALAGSLSPNELRAIVADLRAVTGGVRKSYDAFAGQGDQFADAREALGNLKRLTARLDSLAGQVETFSQDPKLKSDVSEIVKTSRAVVTKAADVAAHPPGFSPRFDLTGVQETRRSYVNGNFNMGLHLSQDSFQVGVEDIGDRNLWNAHWGKPNFLGDGLSFHLGMIRSKIGAGLDWTPRHDVALTGEVFNPITPSLRLSGVYYPSWWNQRYGLTGAWLRDLSDPNDNRLYLGVQWRPLD, from the coding sequence TTGAAGCTCACGGCCCCCGCCAAGGTGGGAGCACTCACCGTCCTGTCGCTCGCGATTTTGGTCGTCGGCCTCAGCTGGCTGACCCAGACCTCGTTCAGGCCGCAGGGCTACCACCTCAAGGTGGTCTTCAACGACGTGGACGGCCTCTTGCCCGGCGCCAACGTGCTCTTGATGGGCGTGAAGGTCGGCCGGGTCGCCGCCGTCAATCCCGAAGAGCGGCTGGTGGTGGTCGACGCCGAGATCAGCGATCGCAAGACCCGCATCTTCGAGGGCTCGCGCTTCAAGATCCTCAGCAAGGGGATCATCGGCGAGAAGACCCTCGAGATCTTCCCGCCCGAGGAGCTGACTAGCGAGACCCTCGCCCACGACGCCACCGTCTACGGCACCAACCCGGCGCGCCTGGACGTGGCCATCGAGCAGGCCAACAAGGCCCTGCGATCGCTGCGCGACCTGGCCGAAGCCCCCGAGACGCGCATGGCCCTCAAGGACGGTATTGCCCAGTTCCAGCAGACCATGACGGGCCTCAACGCCCTCATCAAGCACACCGACGAGGTCGCCGTCGACGCCCGTCGCTTCGTGGGCACCGCCGACGCGCTGGCGGGCTCGCTCTCGCCCAACGAGCTTCGGGCCATCGTGGCCGACCTGCGGGCGGTGACGGGCGGCGTCCGCAAGAGCTACGACGCGTTCGCAGGCCAGGGCGACCAGTTCGCCGACGCCCGCGAGGCCCTCGGCAACCTCAAGCGCCTCACGGCCCGCCTCGACTCGCTGGCCGGCCAGGTCGAAACCTTCTCGCAGGACCCCAAGCTCAAGTCCGACGTCTCCGAGATCGTCAAAACCAGCCGCGCGGTCGTCACCAAGGCCGCCGACGTCGCCGCGCACCCGCCCGGCTTCTCCCCGCGCTTCGACCTGACGGGCGTCCAGGAGACGCGCCGCTCGTACGTCAACGGCAACTTCAACATGGGCCTGCACCTCTCCCAGGACTCGTTCCAGGTGGGCGTCGAGGATATCGGCGACCGGAACCTCTGGAACGCCCACTGGGGCAAGCCCAACTTCCTCGGCGACGGCCTGAGCTTCCACCTGGGGATGATCCGCAGCAAGATCGGCGCGGGCCTCGACTGGACGCCTCGGCATGACGTGGCGCTGACCGGCGAGGTCTTCAACCCCATCACGCCCTCGCTGCGCCTCTCGGGGGTGTACTACCCCAGCTGGTGGAACCAGCGCTATGGGTTGACGGGCGCCTGGCTCCGAGATCTGTCGGATCCGAACGACAATCGCCTCTACCTGGGCGTGCAGTGGCGCCCGCTTGATTAA